From a region of the Zingiber officinale cultivar Zhangliang chromosome 4B, Zo_v1.1, whole genome shotgun sequence genome:
- the LOC121978647 gene encoding probable polygalacturonase, with the protein MLVVPAGRWLTGPFNLTSTFTLFLERDAVILATQNLDEWTTIAPLPSYGRGRDLPGPRYTNFIMGYNLTDVVITGNNGSINGQGQVWWDKFRGEELNYTRGYLVEFMFCSYVVVSNVVLIDSPSWNLHPVYCNHVAVAGVTILAPIRSPNTDGIDPDSSEYVWIVNSNVVSGDDCIAIKSGWDQYGIAFNKPSQHIYISNFSCVSPTSATIALGSEMSGGISDVHATNIVAVDTESALRLKTGIGRGGFMRDVIVDGMRLTNMKYLLWMTANYGQHPDDKFDPNAIPVVKTIRFSNVVATNVSIAGKLEGLPQSPFTNLFVSDVTAEIFVNKKPVWNCTFVEGRSYNVTPTPCAELQH; encoded by the exons ATGCTGGTTGTCCCGGCGGGGAGGTGGCTCACCGGACCCTTCAACCTCACCAGCACCTTCACTCTCTTCCTCGAGCGCGACGCCGTCATCCTCGCCACTCAG AATTTGGACGAGTGGACTACCATTGCACCACTGCCTTCTTATGGCAGAGGAAGAGATTTACCAGGACCAAGATATACCAACTTCATCATGGGATATAATCTCACTGATGTCGTCATTACAG gGAACAATGGAAGCATCAACGGACAAGGCCAAGTATGGTGGGATAAGTTCCGCGGGGAAGAGCTCAATTACACGAGAGGTTACCTGGTCGAGTTCATGTTCTGCAGCTACGTCGTCGTCTCCAATGTCGTTTTGATCGACTCTCCCTCGTGGAATCTTCATCCTGTTTATTGCAA CCATGTCGCCGTTGCAGGCGTCACAATTCTTGCACCAATCAGATCTCCCAACACCGATGGAATCGATCCAg ATTCCAGCGAATACGTTTGGATCGTGAACTCGAACGTCGTCTCCGGCGACGACTGCATCGCCATCAAGAGCGGGTGGGACCAGTACGGCATCGCATTCAACAAGCCGAGCCAGCATATCTACATTTCCAACTTCTCCTGCGTCTCCCCTACCAGCGCCACCATCGCGCTCGGCAGCGAGATGTCCGGCGGGATCTCCGACGTCCACGCGACCAACATCGTCGCCGTCGACACCGAGTCGGCCTTGCGGCTCAAGACGGGGATCGGGAGGGGCGGCTTCATGAGGGACGTGATTGTGGATGGGATGAGGCTGACCAACATGAAGTACTTGCTGTGGATGACGGCCAACTACGGGCAGCACCCCGACGATAAGTTCGACCCGAACGCCATTCCGGTAGTGAAAACGATCCGCTTCAGTAATGTCGTGGCGACGAACGTGTCGATCGCCGGAAAGCTGGAGGGGCTGCCGCAGTCGCCGTTCACGAACCTCTTTGTGTCCGACGTGACGGCGGAGATATTCGTGAATAAGAAGCCGGTTTGGAATTGCACGTTCGTGGAGGGGAGATCGTATAATGTGACGCCCACGCCATGCGCCGAGTTGCAACATTAG